The Chitinophagales bacterium genomic interval CGAGGCGAAACTATGCCAAGTGCCAGCATCCAAGTTTGGTCGCGGTAATAGCCACTGCGCCAATCCCCCTTTTTAAAACTCTTGGCAAGTGCTATTTGTGCCACTTCTTTTCCATCGCCAAAAATGCCGAACTTAGCTTTTCCCGTAAGCACTTCTTTGCGCCCAAGTAAGCTCATTTCTCTGCTGATGCATGCAATACTGTAATCTTTCAGAACCTCTGTTTTAAAGTCTTCAAAAGAGAGTTTCTCTGCGTCATTTTTCACATTGCTCATGCGGGCGAAGATATACCAAAGCTGTGGTTAGCCAAATGGCGCGCTGCAATAAAAAACAGGTACCGTTTACGGTGCTTGCACCACTTTCTTATTCATTCAAAAAAAATATAGCTTTACTTACTTTCCAAACACACACAAGTATGCTTAAATCTAAACACATACAATCGTACCTTACACATAAACCCAGCGGCAAATTCGATGCTATTGTAATTGGCTCCGGCATGGGTGGCATTGCCACTGCCGCACTCCTAGCAAAAGAAGGCAAGCGTGTATTAGTACTGGAAAAACACTACACACCCGGAGGTTTCACGCATACCTACATGCGCAGAGGCTACGCTTGGGATGTGGGCGTGCATTATGTGGGCGAAATGCAGAACAACAAAAATCTAATGACAAAACTTTTTCACCATCTGAGCAATGGGAAATTGCAATGGGAAGACATGGGTGAAGTATATGACAAAATGATTTTTGGCAAAGAAGTATATGAATTTGTGAAAGGAAAAGAAGCTTTTAAAACCAAGATGAAAAGCTACTTCCCTGCTCCCGAAGATCAACAAGCTATAGACAACTACGTGCAGGCAATTTACGATGCCCAACGTGCTCAAATGAATTATTTTATTGAGAAACTCTTACCCAAATTTCTACAACCTCTATTAAGCAATTGGTTTCGCAAAAAGGCATTAAAGTGGAATCGCACAACCTTAGATGTATTGCAATCTATAACCAACAACCCAAAACTTATTGCAGTACTTACCGGGCAATTTGGCGACTACGGCTTGCCACCGGCTGAAAGCAGTTTTATGATGCACGCAGTTTTAGCCAAACACTACATGCGTGGCGGCAGCTACCCGGTTGGCGGATCCGGAAAAATTTTCGACACCATTGCACCTACTATTTGCGAAACCGATGGGCAAATTTTTGTAAATGCAGGCGTGCAAGAAATTATTATCGAAAACAACAAAGCTATAGGTGTAAGAATGGAAAATGGCAATGAATATTTTGCACCTGCCATTGTAAGCAATGCCGGAATTTACAATACATTCCGCAGTTTACTGCCCAAAGAAATTGCTACCCGCCACGGATTTGAAAAGCAATTAACACAACTAAAACCATCGGTTGGGCATGTGTGTCTTTACATTGGGCTGCGCCATTCCAAAGCATCGTTAAATTTGGGGAAAGCCAACTATTGGATTTTTCCTGATAACTATAATCACGACCAAAATATTAAGAACTACATTGCCAACCCCGATAGCGAAATTCCTGTTGCTTATGTATCTTTTCCATCGGCAAAAGACCCTGCTTGGGAAAACGAATTTCCGGAGCGCTCTACCATAGAAATTATTACGCTTGCACCTTACGAATGGTACGAAGCATGGCGCCACCAACCATGGATGAAACGCGACAACGACTATAAAGAGAAAAAAGAAAAACTAAGCCTGCGCCTTCTCGAAAAACTCTTTGAACAAGAACCGCAACTGCGCGATAAAATTGATTACTACGAACTTTCTACACCGCTGAGCACCGCTCACTTTACCAACTACCAAGCCGGAGAGCTTTATGGAATAGACCATAATGTGCAACGCTTTAACCAAACCTTCTTACGTCCCAAACTACCTGTAAAAAACTTATACCTAACCGGACAAGATATTGTAAGTTGTGGTGTGGGTGGAGCACTTTCGGCAGGCCTGCTTACAGCCTCCGCCATTACCGGAAAAAATTTACTCAAAACATTGTAGCACATACCTCATTTTGCTTTGTATAATAGTATCGGCTAGGCATTCCTTTCTGCTACTAACCTCATACACTACAGTTTTTTTTATGTACGTTTGTTGCACAAGTGCTGTAAAGCAAATTCAAAATACTTTTACTTACCACGTTGAACAATAGCCAACCATAGGTTTGCTTTCTTTTGTTCAACTTACCAATACGGTTGCAGTATATTCTTTGAAGTTGTATTTACGCTTTTAAATTCATTGTTACATCGGCTATGCACACTCATAAAAAAATATGATGTTAAACAAAGGAATACCTATTGCAACTTCCCTGAGTGCCACCTTCAACAACAGCAATTCCACCCAAAAAAAGTACAACAAAAAGAGACTGTTCAAACTCTCTGTCATCGCCATTTTTATTGCCGTGTGCATTAGCTTTATCGCTAAATTTTTAGTGAAGCTGATTGATTTAATTACCAATGTTTCTTTCTATGGAAACATTGCACTAACCGCAGCAAGCCCTGCAAATAATAACTACGGATGGTGGGTAATAATAGTGCCCGCTATTGGTGGCTTACTGGTGGGGCTGATGGCACTGTATGGCTCTAAAGCCATTCGCGGGCACGGTATTCCGGAAGCTATGGAACAAATACTAACCAATGAGAGTAAAATAAAACCCTCCATTACTTTTCTTAAACCACTTTCGTCTGCTATTTCTATAGGCACAGGCGGTCCTTTTGGAGCCGAAGGGCCAATTATTGCCACAGGAGGCGCATTGGGCTCTACCTTTGGGCAGCTATTGCAAATTACACCCAACGAACGGAAAATTCTATTAGCATCGGGAGCTACGGCAGGCATGTCGGCCATTTTTGGGAGCCCTGTTGCCGCCATATTTTTAGCCATAGAATTATTGCTGTTTGAATTTTCGCCCCGCTCATTTATTCCGGTGGCACTGGCATGTATTACCGGAGCTGCCGGCCACCACTTGCTTTTTGAAGAAGGCGTTGTGTTTCCCATACATACTGCTTTACCTGCTGCTTCTAACTACGCACTGTTTTTTTACGGCATCATGGGTATTGCCATAGGCTTATTTTCTATTGCTGCCACCAAGATTGTATATTTCATAGAAGATACCTTTGAAAAGCTCCCCATTCATTGGGCCTGGTGGCCTGCTATGGGAGGAGTTATAGTAGGCATTATCGGTTATTTTGAACCTCGCACTTTGGGTGTGGGCTACAATAATATCACCGATATTCTTTCGGGTTCTTTGCCCATACAAATGGTGCTATCGCTGTGCATTTTAAAATTTGCATCCTGGGCAATTTCGTTGGGCAGCGGCACTTCCGGTGGCACCTTAGCTCCTTTGCTTACCATTGGCGGTGCTATTGGTGCGCTGGTAGGCAATGTAGGAATGCAGTGGTTTCCCGATGCAGGAATTTCCATTTCTTTATCGGCATTGGTAGGCATGTCGGCAATGTTTGCCGGAGCCTCGCGCGCCTTTCTTACTTCCATAGTTTTTGCATTAGAAACTACCGGACAAATAAATGCTTTGCTGCCACTACTTTCCACTTGTACTTCGGCATATTTTGTTTCTTATTTCTTAATGGACAACACTATTATGACCGAAAAAATTGCCCGCAGAGGTGTGGTTACACCTTACTCCTACGAACCCGATATTTTAGAAAAAACCCAAGTAAAACAAATAGAAACAGACAGCGGTTTAATAATTAGCAGCACCATGAAAATTGGCGAAGTGCGCAACTGGTTTGAACAAGAAACTGCATTGCAGTCTAACTACTTTATTATTGCCGATACCGGTGGTGCATACCTGGGTTTGCTAAGTTCTACCTCCTTATTTAGTTGGCACCACCACGCCAACGAAACAGTAGGAGCATTGGTAAAGCGAAAATATTTATGTGTGCATCCCGATGATACTTTAAAAACAGCCGTATCTACTATGGCAAAGGAAAATGTAGATTTATTACCCGTAATTTCGGGTAAAGAAATTACCGGAGTTTTATCGTACCAACACATACTCTCCGTTTACAAAAACGGCATTGATGAAAACGAGAAAAAACAAAAACACATTTCGCTGAGCCGCCAGCGATTGAAGATATTGGTGCAAGGGCAGAAACTGGTATCTCTTATTAAAACAAAGAAAGACGACAGTTAATTTCCTTGGCTTTATTTTGCAGCATCTACAATTAAAAATATACCGAATGGAAAAACGAATAAACCTCTCTAAAGTAGCACCCGAAGCATACACCGCCATGCTTGGATTAGAAAAATACCTTGCCCAAAGCGGCTTAGATCCCATACTTTATGAACTAATAAAAACACGCGCTTCGCAAATAAATGGTTGTGCTTTTTGCATCAATATGCACACGCGCGATGCGCTCAAACACGGAGAAACAGCGCAGCGTTTGTTTTTGCTCGATGCCTGGCGCGAAACCGAACTTTACACACCTAAAGAAAGAGCAGTTTTGGCACTCACAGAAGCAGTTACCTTAATTGCCGGCAACCATATAAGCAACGAAGTGTACAACGAAGCTGCGGCTCATTTAACCGAAAAAGAATTGGCAGCAGTTATTATGGCAATAGTGGCAATAAATGGCTGGAATAGAATTGCCATTACTACCAACTTACCTTTAGACTAACGAGTGTTAGCATCCTGTTTCCCTCCTAAAAAAGTAAAGAAGTTATCTCCTTTTCTATTTTAAGAAAGGATTCTACCTTACTCGTATAAACTCCAAATCATTTAATTTGCACTACAATAAACCTAAAAAAAGCAGCTATGATAATATACTACATAATTGGAATAATAGCCATTATAGTATTAGTTTATGGTTTGCTAAAGCGCAGCAAAACCAATTATAAACAAACAAGTAGAATACAGCATAACTCAAAATCAGAAACTCCGGCAGAGTATCAAAAAGCTATAACCCAAATGGCTACTACGCAGCTTAATAACACTATTGGTTTATCAGAAAAACATGAATTTATACCCATAGAACATATAGCTTTCACCAATTCCGGCTCTCGCCCCACTAACCAAGATGCTTATTTTGCAGATAAAAATCTTTTTATTGTTTGTGATGGTGTTGGAGGCAATGCCTATGGAGAGGTTGCATCTAAAATTGCTTGCACATCATTAGCCCACTATTTTGCAGAAAACCCTACAACCACCTACGATTACCCATACCTGAGCCGAGCATTACACCGCACCGTTCAGCAGTTTAAAGAAACCACAAACAAATACCCCGAAACAAAAGGTATGGCAACTACGGTTGCCTTAATTGTGTTTAACAAGGCAGGTGCAAACATTGCCTGGCTGGGCGACAGCAGAGTATATCACATTCGCCACGGGCAAATTCTTTTTGTAACCGAAGACCACTCCTTAATAAACGAACTCTCCAAAAAAGGAGAGGATACTTCTGCAATTAAGAAAAACTTTATTACTAAATCTCTAAATGCCAAAGCAGATAGTGAATTTTCTATACAAACACTTTTGGAAACCGAAATTCAAAAAGGAGATTATTTTTTCCTTTGCACCGATGGCGTTCTCGAAAATATTACAGAAGAAATTCTATGCAGGGAATTAAGCAGTGAGGACTCGGTTAAAAATAAAGCGCAAAAAATATTCTCTTTATGCGAGGGAAATACATCAGATAATTTTACATTTCAACTCATCGAAGTATAACACATGGAAGTATCTCTACCATCTTTTAGAAAACGTTTCACTTACGACCCGCAAAAAGACCTGCTTGGCAAAGGTGGCTTTGGCGAAGTGTATAAAGCGTATGATAACGAGGACCAGCACTATGTTGCCCTCAAAATATCGCAAGGCACAGCCGATAACAAATACAATCTGATTACTGAAATCAAGCGTTTCAAAAAACTAAACCACCCCAATATTGTAAAACACATAGAGGCGTATGAAGTAAATGCAGGCAGCACCGATATACACGGCAATCCAATTTTATATCATGTTGGCATACTCGAATATGCCGATAGCGGTACGTTTGCCGATTTGCTTAAAAAAGGCACTCCCGATTATCGCGTAATAGAAACCCTCGCTAAAGACATTATTGAGGGGCTTGCCTATTTGCATAAAGAGGGCATAATACACCGCGACCTAAAACCCACCAACATTCTCTTATTTAACGAGGGCGAAAAGCTACGCGCTAAAATTACCGATTTTGGCATTGCAAAAAATACCAATGCCACAACTGCAAGCACCCAACTTGTTGGCACGGTGGAATACATGGCTCCCGAATATTTTACTACAGGTGATATCACTCCCGCCAGCGATGTTTGGAGTTTAGGCGTTATGCTCCTCGAAGCCCTTACCGGCACTCACCCCTTTGGCAAAACCTCACAAGGTTTAAGCAACGAACAAATTATTGCCAATATCCTGAACAAAGACATTAGCACAGCCACTGCAAACCTCACAGAGCCACTCAAAAAAATTGTTACCGATTGCCTAAGGCGCAAAGTTGATTTAAGAGCACAAAGTGCCGAAGTATTTACTACCTCATTTTTAAACCCTACCAATAACCCCTTTGAAGAGCAAACGCAGGTAATTGAAACAAAGAAAAAAGAAGCAAGTAGCCAAAGTAAGAAACCGAAGTCGAAAAGGTTATGGAATGCATTGTTTAACTTCGAATTATCTAATGGAAAATGGAGAAAATTCATCGCTAAAGAGCTAATGGTACTTTTAGCGTCAAGTATAATATCGTTACTTCTTCCTTTTTTATTATCCACAATTCTATACTCAGTTTCTCTTGTTAAAAAAAATAAAATTGAGTCGGAATTAAAAATCATAAATCCTCAGATAGACAGCTTAAAATCTATGATAGATTCCCCGTTCAAATTTTCAGATAGTTACTTTGGCTGGCATCAAAAAGACTCTTCAAGACTATATACTGATTTAGGAGGAGTTTATGATGAACTTTGTTACTGGATAGCCATTGATAAATTGAATTTTGATAGTGAGCTTTCTGACATTAGGCAATATAGAAGTGTTTCTTATTTTTCCTTTGCGCAATACGCTCGTAGTAAACTAAAAAATAATGACCAAATTTGGCTTGTTAAATTGCAAACAGTTTTAAGAGATCACGATGACAATTGGGAAAATTTCAACCTAGTAAGTGCTATAGAATCCGTGAACAATTTATCGCTTGATATGCCTCAAGGAGGTGGCGACAATACTTCGCTCTTCCCAGATTATATATTTGAACCATCTTACTTTATAGAAGAAATTTCAAAGCGTATTAAGATTGAGGGGTGGGTGGATTGGTTCTTCGAATATAGAGTTAATAAAAATCCTTTATTCATAAAATATTTACAGACGAAAGAGGTAAAAAACATATCAGAGTTTGTTTCACTCTTTGAAAAAGTATTTGAATGTAACAGATTGGAGGAGCGGAAAAAGAAATTGCAATATGAACTACAATATAAACTACAATATGAACTACGTAAAACTGAAAATTTTTGGGGCATGAATACCATAGGTGATAATGAAATTGAATTATTTCCTTTCTTATTCTTTTACCCTTTCCGTTTTACCATAGCGATTATTTTGTGGTCTATTAAAACTTTACGAAGCAACTAATACATCTATGCATAAAATTAATGGTATAAAAGGAGTAAACATGTTTTGTCGGGTGATGAAAGACCTCTGCAAGAGAGGAGAATACAATGAGATTAAAAGTTCGTTCATCTCATCACAGCAGATATTCTATAAGACATTTATCTCAAAGGGTAAAACACTCTATCGTTGCAGAATTCACACAGAGACTGATATTGGTAAAAAATTCAAATTGTTTAAAGACGTAGGTTACAATAGAGATTCTTCAAAAGTCAAACTTGGGCGTTGTAATGAAAAAGGTCAAGGAGTATTTTATTGCTCCGAAAATATTTGGGCAGCTTTTCTTGAAACAAAACCGTTATTAAAAAAGCCAGAGCCAATTATTGCAACAATAACAGAGTGGACTGCGGAATCTGATATTGAAATGAGATTTGTAATTCAACCTTTTCCGAGCAAGCGCATACATCCGTATGAAAACGACTTAGGAAAACTGTATGATGCTGAAATGATCGAAGTCGAAAGGGAAGAAAAGATTACTACAGACCTATATTTTGAGTTTATCAATGATTTGATGGGATCAAAAGGTGAAGAACATTATCTCATAACTACTGCTTATGCAAATATTGCTTTTACAAATTCAAACGGTTTAGTTTACAGAAGCGTAGTAGACGTAGATTCATACAATGTAGTTTTTAAGAAAGATGTTGAGGATATGGGGCTTATTAAACTTACTAATGCCAAATGGGTTTCCATCTTACCTCAAAAAGTTGAGTCTCCATTAGAAACCGATTATGATATTGACGAGAAGTATTGTAAAGAAATAAATCAAGAAGAGAAACTGATCGTGTGGTAGTTCCAATTTCCATAAATAAATAAGTTTCATGGCAAATCATAACTCAATTCCCGAACTTCAGTTAGTGGCAATGAAGGAAACTTTGAATGCTGTATATATTCTCTTAGCAGATGAGAATATTTCTGGTTCTCTTTTTATTAGTCACAATAAAATAATCAACAAGTGCCGTTATGGTTATCCGTCAGCAATTCTGTTATTTTCATTTATTGATGCAGTTGACACACTTTACAACAAAGGCAAGTATAAAATCGCATTTAGGATATTAAATGATGAAATATTCGGCTCTCAAAATCTAAAAGAAAAAGCGTGTGACAACCTATACGATAAATATCGCAGTAGTTTATCTCACAATTTGGCTTTGCCTGATAACGCTTTCTTGATTTTTAGTTCTGAAAATCCCAAAGCTTTTATATCAAATGCTAATCCCAACAAAATTGACCAAGTAAACTTGCACGCACTTTTCAAACTATGTGTTTCAGCATTTGAACATTTGAATAGGGAACATCCGCAGGTATTTCACTCCTCTGAACGGATTAAAAATATTATTCAAAAAGGATTAGACTTTACAGGTATTCCAAAGGCATGCGATTCACCATCTGGAGCTACTTATATTTCTCCAATTGATAAAGACATAGTGTAATACATCGTTCTATGATTAACTTCTTCCTAAAAATAGTAAACACTCCTTTCTTGCAATGAAAGGCACCACAGAAAAACAAGGCAAATGCAATTCAAAATCTGGCTGGCCTTACCTTGCTTGCCAATGAGTAATTATGACATTTTGGGAGGGCAACAAAAGAGTAGGTTAAGGGTTATCAATCACTACTTTAAAAACGCAGCAATTCTTTCCTGCAATACCTTCACGCTTTCTGTATCCGCCAAATGTGCCAGCATGGTTTCAGGCGTTAAAAAAGCTAATTGTTGCTGTAAGTATTGTCGCACGTTTTCAGGTGCCTCTTCAATATTATTTTCCCATTGGCTGTTGCCTGCTAATAAATAGATAATGTCTTCCATATCGTGGCTGGTGCGCGGGTCTTTACCTCGGTCGGCAAAGGCGGCAAACTTGGTGGCTAAAAAGTAGGGTAGCGGCAGCAACTGCACCTGTAGGTTGCTGTTTACTTTTTCTTTAAACACAAACGGTAATCCTTCTGCAAACCACACATTGGCAGGCGCCCACCCAATGGCGCGGGTACTCATTACATCAACTACAATATCGCTGTATCTGAATCGGCAAAGCACTAAATCTTCCGGTGTTTGTTTAAAGCCACGGGCAGTAAGCTTTTCGCGCACGGTTTCCAATTCGTGCGCAGTGGTTATTTCCAGAAAAAAATCAACATCCTTGGTTGGGCGGCTGTCTTCGCTCTCCGG includes:
- a CDS encoding NAD(P)/FAD-dependent oxidoreductase, encoding MLKSKHIQSYLTHKPSGKFDAIVIGSGMGGIATAALLAKEGKRVLVLEKHYTPGGFTHTYMRRGYAWDVGVHYVGEMQNNKNLMTKLFHHLSNGKLQWEDMGEVYDKMIFGKEVYEFVKGKEAFKTKMKSYFPAPEDQQAIDNYVQAIYDAQRAQMNYFIEKLLPKFLQPLLSNWFRKKALKWNRTTLDVLQSITNNPKLIAVLTGQFGDYGLPPAESSFMMHAVLAKHYMRGGSYPVGGSGKIFDTIAPTICETDGQIFVNAGVQEIIIENNKAIGVRMENGNEYFAPAIVSNAGIYNTFRSLLPKEIATRHGFEKQLTQLKPSVGHVCLYIGLRHSKASLNLGKANYWIFPDNYNHDQNIKNYIANPDSEIPVAYVSFPSAKDPAWENEFPERSTIEIITLAPYEWYEAWRHQPWMKRDNDYKEKKEKLSLRLLEKLFEQEPQLRDKIDYYELSTPLSTAHFTNYQAGELYGIDHNVQRFNQTFLRPKLPVKNLYLTGQDIVSCGVGGALSAGLLTASAITGKNLLKTL
- a CDS encoding chloride channel protein encodes the protein MMLNKGIPIATSLSATFNNSNSTQKKYNKKRLFKLSVIAIFIAVCISFIAKFLVKLIDLITNVSFYGNIALTAASPANNNYGWWVIIVPAIGGLLVGLMALYGSKAIRGHGIPEAMEQILTNESKIKPSITFLKPLSSAISIGTGGPFGAEGPIIATGGALGSTFGQLLQITPNERKILLASGATAGMSAIFGSPVAAIFLAIELLLFEFSPRSFIPVALACITGAAGHHLLFEEGVVFPIHTALPAASNYALFFYGIMGIAIGLFSIAATKIVYFIEDTFEKLPIHWAWWPAMGGVIVGIIGYFEPRTLGVGYNNITDILSGSLPIQMVLSLCILKFASWAISLGSGTSGGTLAPLLTIGGAIGALVGNVGMQWFPDAGISISLSALVGMSAMFAGASRAFLTSIVFALETTGQINALLPLLSTCTSAYFVSYFLMDNTIMTEKIARRGVVTPYSYEPDILEKTQVKQIETDSGLIISSTMKIGEVRNWFEQETALQSNYFIIADTGGAYLGLLSSTSLFSWHHHANETVGALVKRKYLCVHPDDTLKTAVSTMAKENVDLLPVISGKEITGVLSYQHILSVYKNGIDENEKKQKHISLSRQRLKILVQGQKLVSLIKTKKDDS
- a CDS encoding carboxymuconolactone decarboxylase family protein; amino-acid sequence: MEKRINLSKVAPEAYTAMLGLEKYLAQSGLDPILYELIKTRASQINGCAFCINMHTRDALKHGETAQRLFLLDAWRETELYTPKERAVLALTEAVTLIAGNHISNEVYNEAAAHLTEKELAAVIMAIVAINGWNRIAITTNLPLD
- a CDS encoding serine/threonine-protein phosphatase produces the protein MIIYYIIGIIAIIVLVYGLLKRSKTNYKQTSRIQHNSKSETPAEYQKAITQMATTQLNNTIGLSEKHEFIPIEHIAFTNSGSRPTNQDAYFADKNLFIVCDGVGGNAYGEVASKIACTSLAHYFAENPTTTYDYPYLSRALHRTVQQFKETTNKYPETKGMATTVALIVFNKAGANIAWLGDSRVYHIRHGQILFVTEDHSLINELSKKGEDTSAIKKNFITKSLNAKADSEFSIQTLLETEIQKGDYFFLCTDGVLENITEEILCRELSSEDSVKNKAQKIFSLCEGNTSDNFTFQLIEV
- a CDS encoding serine/threonine protein kinase — translated: MEVSLPSFRKRFTYDPQKDLLGKGGFGEVYKAYDNEDQHYVALKISQGTADNKYNLITEIKRFKKLNHPNIVKHIEAYEVNAGSTDIHGNPILYHVGILEYADSGTFADLLKKGTPDYRVIETLAKDIIEGLAYLHKEGIIHRDLKPTNILLFNEGEKLRAKITDFGIAKNTNATTASTQLVGTVEYMAPEYFTTGDITPASDVWSLGVMLLEALTGTHPFGKTSQGLSNEQIIANILNKDISTATANLTEPLKKIVTDCLRRKVDLRAQSAEVFTTSFLNPTNNPFEEQTQVIETKKKEASSQSKKPKSKRLWNALFNFELSNGKWRKFIAKELMVLLASSIISLLLPFLLSTILYSVSLVKKNKIESELKIINPQIDSLKSMIDSPFKFSDSYFGWHQKDSSRLYTDLGGVYDELCYWIAIDKLNFDSELSDIRQYRSVSYFSFAQYARSKLKNNDQIWLVKLQTVLRDHDDNWENFNLVSAIESVNNLSLDMPQGGGDNTSLFPDYIFEPSYFIEEISKRIKIEGWVDWFFEYRVNKNPLFIKYLQTKEVKNISEFVSLFEKVFECNRLEERKKKLQYELQYKLQYELRKTENFWGMNTIGDNEIELFPFLFFYPFRFTIAIILWSIKTLRSN
- a CDS encoding RES domain-containing protein, with protein sequence MHKINGIKGVNMFCRVMKDLCKRGEYNEIKSSFISSQQIFYKTFISKGKTLYRCRIHTETDIGKKFKLFKDVGYNRDSSKVKLGRCNEKGQGVFYCSENIWAAFLETKPLLKKPEPIIATITEWTAESDIEMRFVIQPFPSKRIHPYENDLGKLYDAEMIEVEREEKITTDLYFEFINDLMGSKGEEHYLITTAYANIAFTNSNGLVYRSVVDVDSYNVVFKKDVEDMGLIKLTNAKWVSILPQKVESPLETDYDIDEKYCKEINQEEKLIVW
- a CDS encoding nucleotidyl transferase AbiEii/AbiGii toxin family protein, with product MNGREENLAAIALIAHAIGDLNDEAVFVGGATVGLYTDPESEDSRPTKDVDFFLEITTAHELETVREKLTARGFKQTPEDLVLCRFRYSDIVVDVMSTRAIGWAPANVWFAEGLPFVFKEKVNSNLQVQLLPLPYFLATKFAAFADRGKDPRTSHDMEDIIYLLAGNSQWENNIEEAPENVRQYLQQQLAFLTPETMLAHLADTESVKVLQERIAAFLK